A region of the Coriobacteriia bacterium genome:
CGCTTGTCGCGATCGTGCTGACGGCGGCCGTCCTCGGCTTTGCCAACGCGATCATCCGGCCGATTCTCAAGTTCCTGTCTTGCGGGTGCATCATTGCCACGCTCGGCCTGTTCGTTCTGGTCATCAACGCCGTGGTCCTTTGGGGCGCGGCGTGGGTGTCGACAAACTGGTTCCACACGGGCTTCTACGTCGAGGGCTTCTGGCCGGCGTTCTGGGGCGCAATCGTCGTGAGCATCGTCTCGTTCTTACTCTCGGTGTTCCTGCCGGACCCCGATCAAGACGCGCAACCGCGCCGGTCCTAGCGGCGCGTTAGAACAGCGAAAGGCCCGAAACGCTCCCGCGTCTCGGGCCTTTCGCTCTGCCGTTCCCGGTGAAGGAGACGCTCAGCCTTCAGTTGCCGGTGCCCATTTCGCCGAGAATACGCATTAAGTTGGCCTGCG
Encoded here:
- a CDS encoding phage holin family protein — encoded protein: MRWIITSIAVAVAMLVVPGIGHSGGSALVAIVLTAAVLGFANAIIRPILKFLSCGCIIATLGLFVLVINAVVLWGAAWVSTNWFHTGFYVEGFWPAFWGAIVVSIVSFLLSVFLPDPDQDAQPRRS